From a region of the Oncorhynchus tshawytscha isolate Ot180627B linkage group LG14, Otsh_v2.0, whole genome shotgun sequence genome:
- the LOC112266463 gene encoding ras-related protein Rab-9A, whose product MTAKSSLLKVILLGDGGVGKSSLMNRYVTNKFDTHLFHTIGVEFLNKELEVDGRTVTLQIWDTAGQERFRSLRTPFYRGSDCCLLTFSMDDNQSFHNLNNWKKEFAYYADVKEPEKFPFVILGNKLDVPERQVSGEDARQWCRDNGGHPYFETSAKDSTNVVVAFEEAVRRVLAQEEGGEHLIPTDTMDLHRKPRSGASCC is encoded by the coding sequence ATGACAGCCAAGTCGTCCCTGCTCAAGGTGATCCTCCTGGGGGACGGCGGCGTGGGCAAGTCCTCTCTCATGAACCGCTACGTCACCAACAAGTTTGACACGCATCTCTTCCACACCATTGGCGTGGAGTTCCTAAACAAGGAGCTGGAGGTGGACGGGCGCACCGTGACGCTCCAAATCTGGGACACGGCGGGCCAGGAGCGCTTCCGCTCGCTCCGGACACCCTTCTACCGTGGCTCTGACTGTTGTCTCCTAACCTTCAGCATGGATGACAACCAGAGCTTCCACAATCTCAACAACTGGAAGAAGGAGTTTGCCTACTACGCTGATGTCAAGGAACCCGAGAAGTTCCCATTCGTGATCCTGGGTAATAAGTTGGATGTGCCAGAGAGGCAGGTTTCGGGCGAGGACGCCCGCCAGTGGTGCCGCGACAACGGCGGCCACCCGTACTTTGAGACAAGCGCCAAGGACTCGACCAACGTGGTGGTGGCGTTTGAGGAGGCAGTGAGGAGGGTGCTGGCGCAGGAGGAAGGGGGGGAGCACCTCATCCCGACGGACACAATGGACCTGCACAGGAAGCCGCGCTCTGGCGCCTCCTGCTGCTGA